A window of the Candidatus Omnitrophota bacterium genome harbors these coding sequences:
- a CDS encoding DUF488 domain-containing protein — translation MIKIKRIYNMPAGDDGFRILVDRLWPRGVSKEKAKINLWLKDIAPSDSLRKWFAHDTAKWAVFKQKYFLELKNKKALIGEIKKRAKGDVTLLYAAKDEQHNNAQALKEYVETQ, via the coding sequence ATGATAAAAATAAAAAGAATTTACAACATGCCAGCAGGAGACGATGGTTTTAGAATCCTCGTGGATAGACTGTGGCCTAGGGGCGTGAGTAAAGAAAAGGCAAAAATTAACCTTTGGCTGAAAGACATTGCCCCAAGCGACAGCTTAAGAAAATGGTTTGCCCATGATACAGCAAAATGGGCTGTATTTAAACAGAAGTATTTTCTTGAACTCAAGAATAAAAAAGCCCTTATTGGTGAAATTAAGAAGAGAGCGAAAGGCGACGTGACGCTATTATACGCCGCTAAGGACGAACAACATAATAATGCACAGGCATTAAAAGAATATGTTGAAACGCAATAG